A genomic segment from Drosophila miranda strain MSH22 chromosome 3, D.miranda_PacBio2.1, whole genome shotgun sequence encodes:
- the LOC117187827 gene encoding serine protease filzig-like — MTSWKTLTLGGCAKFESDTRCRRPTTGRKLFGGYRITPKHCRATKTLPSSDPRANGPTICMFNHECAQRGGEVSQSSSSSIEFEQEPPAQQSANEVIIQTDLNVQKVQQQQQQQQQTILPPTVHVHKHSVTINSPSSPPQNDDFVMQVLSTLPPEHADDHRIFFTTEVPMKIASGLQEQTSSESSSFEEAPATTPATKKPTEKPKPKPKPKPKPSNVHHHNHLILDGGEFTHSDITHPGADADLVEDLQFSTGYGPQPVYADPPQQVQQQQPAEQSYISKRPAAGTTVSSITTHVDSIESIILQLNNTSHGPSYNVVSQQTPSYGYGGQTAAQSEAPAEAITAQPNPSYYQDSAASEAEKVQDYGYTTTINYDAIYDKVSEEQDASAAASQSAESQTARPGYGEDTSAVFEDHTMPANSYHDALADAAPQTSEFNKMPVPVMGVAYPVDIGSYEANTESNYQKLSTVQTEQPQPVPTYVRPTTNANKPNRPVASYIGMVTMQNYNQQQQQHQQPSGGDQYQSQLPAEVSVSSHTTKVQEQYDETSHGYQPQTTTPGYASTTQLAAQQASLPQRPQYDSVQEDTASSERPVLITASPRPRPKPSTKRPGVKRPISQENPKKKPHPQASSSYDSGESPITHIQIKKPSSSYNKDQETQQSGYPRPAVGAGYDQTTASTTVTSYDEPARPGINYDQPDPPSAPASGSGYDQPEAPTSSYGQAQPAAPLAQYDQPAPQPHPELQPSLSYNEQSVASSPGRQPSTSKPIATSYVTGPSTPRPPATVDYHYDNVPPLFMADDKLDAFIQSTAENIVGSTPGNYQPPLVATASTPAYAHRPTSSSGTYGGHKKPGFVQINGSPRPPRPTVLITPKPTAINNLASTTGGSFVYNQIVTRRPGGAPVSSNDFEDPGYFGGSPAHVSFTQSSTESSYAVPSDDKPAFPGYFGPTPSYPAFSVPGEKVGQNVMEETYTSPNDFVNFPPVRNPNLNMSAASSAVTSDLDLSTPAFVEDVVLKDKMHTLVHKLVASLQGNFEALADMIDEPTGNNSAATYQAGAGAGGATTATRKPTRKPVRVASTAKPKATTKKPVTRVSTKAPNKKASASSTTRKPGGTRRTTLAPKTTVSTRKPGASKKPTRRVSSTVKTTTVSSARPADDEIVDEEDEEDVNPNPSDNEIDQGSTLSSYGGTNGRKIQCGVRPHVKSGRIVGGKGSSFGAFPWQVLVRESTWLGLFTKNKCGGVLINSRYVVTAAHCQPGFLASLVAVMGEFDISGDLESKRSVTKNVKRVIVHRQYDPATFENDLALLEMDSPVQFDTHIVPICMPNDAADFTGRMATVTGWGRLKYGGGVPSVLQEVQVPVIENSVCQEMFHTAGHNKKILNSFLCAGYANGQKDSCEGDSGGPLVLQRPDGRYELAGTVSHGIKCAAPYLPGVYMRTTFYKPWLRSITGVK, encoded by the exons ATGACCAGTTGGAAGACGCTCACGCTGGGAGGCTGTGCCAAATTCGAGAGCGACACCCGATGCCGACGACCCACAA CTGGACGCAAACTGTTTGGCGGCTACCGCATCACCCCCAAGCACTGCCGGGCCACGAAGACGCTGCCCAGCTCCGATCCCCGCGCGAATGGCCCCACAATCTGCATGTTCAATCACGAGTGCGCCCAACGGGGCGGCGAGGTG TCGCAGTCATCGTCCTCTAGCATTGAGTTCGAGCAGGAGCCACCTGCTCAGCAGTCGGCCAACGAGGTGATCATTCAAACTGATCTCAATGTGCAGAAGgttcagcaacagcagcagcagcagcagcagaccatTCTGCCACCCACTGTCCATGTGCACAAGCACTCGGTGACCATCAACTCGCCCTCGTCGCCGCCGCAAAACGATGACTTTGTGATGCAGGTACTCAGCACCTTGCCCCCGGAGCATGCCGACGATCATCGTATCTTCTTCACCACGGAAGTGCCCATGAAGATAGCCAGCGGCTTGCAGGAGCAGACCAGCTCCGAGTCCAGCTCCTTCGAGGAGGCCCCGGCCACGACGCCAGCCACAAAAAAACCCACAGagaagccaaagccaaagcccaAGCCGAAGCCC AAGCCTTCGAATGTGCACCATCACAATCATCTGATACTGGACGGAGGAGAGTTCACCCACAGCGACATCACCCATCCGGGAGCCGATGCCGATCTCGTCGAGGATCTGCAGTTCTCCACCGGCTACGGACCTCAGCCTGTATACGCGGATCCGCCACAGcaggtgcagcagcagcagccggcagAACAGAGCTACATTTCCAAGCGGCCGGCAGCAGGCACCACAGTTTCCTCGATCACCACCCACGTGGACTCCATCGAGTCGATCATCCTGCAGCTGAACAACACCAGCCATGGACCCAGCTACAATGTCGTCAGCCAGCAGACGCCCTCGTATGGCTATGGAGGCCAGACTGCGGCTCAGAGCGAGGCTCCAGCAGAGGCGATCACTGCCCAACCCAATCCCAGCTACTACCAGGATAGCGCAGCCAGTGAGGCGGAGAAGGTCCAGGACTACGGCTACACGACCACAATCAACTACGATGCCATCTACGACAAGGTTTCTGAGGAGCAGGATGCCTCCGCAGCAGCCAGCCAGTCGGCTGAGTCGCAAACAGCGCGTCCCGGCTACGGGGAGGACACCTCCGCCGTGTTCGAGGATCACACCATGCCCGCCAATAGCTACCACGATGCCTTGGCTGATGCTGCTCCCCAGACCTCAGAGTTCAACAAGATGCCCGTGCCGGTGATGGGCGTTGCCTATCCCGTGGACAT CGGCTCCTACGAGGCGAACACCGAGTCCAACTACCAGAAGCTGTCCACTGTCCAAACGGAGCAGCCCCAGCCCGTCCCCACCTACGTGCGCCCCACGACCAATGCCAACAAGCCCAATCGTCCCGTTGCCTCGTACATCGGCATGGTGACGATGCAGAACtacaaccagcagcagcagcagcaccaacagccATCGGGAGGCGACCAATACCAATCCCAGCTGCCCGCGGAGGTGTCTGTGTCCTCGCACACCACCAAAGTGCAGGAGCAGTACGACGAGACCTCGCACGGATATCAGCCGCAGACGACCACGCCTGGTTATGCCTCCACCACCCAACTGGCAGCCCAGCAGGCCTCCCTGCCGCAGCGTCCGCAGTACGACAGTGTCCAGGAAGATACTGCATCCTCGGAGCGTCCCGTGCTGATCACCGCCAGTCCCAGACCACGGCCCAAGCCTAGCACAAAGCGGCCGGGCGTGAAGCGACCCATCAGCCAGGAGAACCCCAAAAAGAAGCCACATCCccaggccagcagcagctacgATTCCGGGGAGTCACCCATCACACACATCCAGATCAAGAAGCCCTCGTCCAGCTACAACAAGGACCAGGAGACGCAACAGTCTGGCTATCCCAGGCCAGCAGTCGGAGCGGGCTACGATCAGACCACAGCCTCGACGACAGTGACCAGCTACGATGAGCCAGCACGTCCGGGCATCAACTATGATCAGCCAGATCCACCTTCGGCTCCAGCCTCCGGCTCCGGCTACGATCAGCCAGAGGCTCCAACCTCCAGCTACGGGCAAGCCCAACCAGCGGCTCCACTCGCACAATATGATCAACCAGCGCCACAGCCCCATCCGGAGCTGCAGCCATCCCTGAGCTACAATGAGCAGTCGGTGGCCAGTTCTCCGGGTCGCCAGCCCTCCACATCGAAGCCGATTGCCACCAGCTATGTGACCGGACCCAGCACTCCCCGTCCGCCTGCCACCGTGGACTACCACTACGACAACGTACCGCCGCTGTTCATGGCCGACGACAAGTTGGACGCGTTCATCCAGAGCACGGCGGAGAATATTGTGGGCTCCACACCGGGCAACTATCAGCCGCCGCTGGTGGCAACTGCATCGACGCCAGCCTACGCACACCGACCCACAAGCAGCAGTGGCACCTACGGAGGCCACAAGAAGCCTGGTTTCGTCCAGATCAATGGATCTCCGAGACCGCCGCGTCCGACGGTGCTGATCACGCCCAAGCCCACGGCTATCAACAACCTGGCCTCCACCACAGGGGGCTCGTTTGTGTACAACCAGATAGTGACTCGACGACCAGGAGGTGCACCGGTTAGCTCCAACGACTTCGAGGACCCTGGCTACTTTGGCGGCAGCCCCGCGCACGTGTCCTTCACGCAGTCCTCAACGGAATCGTCCTACGCCGTGCCCTCCGACGACAAGCCCGCTTTCCCCGGATACTTCGGGCCAACGCCTTCGTATCCGGCCTTCTCGGTGCCCGGAGAGAAGGTGGGCCAGAATGTGATGGAGGAGACCTACACCTCGCCGAACGACTTTGTCAACTTCCCGCCGGTGCGCAATCCGAATCTGAACATGTCCGCCGCCTCCAGCGCCGTGACCAGTGACCTGGATCTCTCCACGCCCGCCTTCGTCGAGGATGTGGTGCTGAAGGACAAGATGCACACGCTGGTCCACAAGCTGGTGGCCTCGCTCCAGGGCAACTTCGAGGCTCTGGCCGACATGATTGACGAGCCCACGGGCAACAACTCCGCCGCCACGTATCAGGCGGGAGCTGGTGCTGGAGGAGCAACCACTGCCACCCGCAAGCCCACGCGAAAGCCCGTGAGAGTGGCCTCCACTGCCAAGCCTAAGGCCACCACCAAGAAACCCGTGACTCGAGTCTCCACCAAAGCCCCCAACAAGAAGGCATCGGCTAGCAGCACCACCCGCAAGCCAGGCGGCACTCGGCGCACCACCCTGGCCCCCAAGACGACCGTCAGCACCAGGAAACCGGGCGCCTCGAAGAAGCCCACAAGACGCGTGAGCAGCACCGTGAAGACGACGACCGTGAGCTCGGCCCGGCCCGCCGACGATGAGATCGTGGACgaggaggacgaggaggatgTCAATCCGAATCCCAGCGACAACGAAATCGATCAGGGATCGACGCTCAGCTCCTACGGCGGAACGAATGGCCGCAAGATCC AATGCGGCGTCCGACCCCACGTCAAGTCCGGCCGCATTGTGGGCGGCAAGGGCTCATCCTTTGGCGCCTTCCCCTGGCAGGTGCTGGTCCGCGAGTCCACCTGGCTGGGCCTGTTCACAAAGAACAAGTGCGGCGGTGTCCTGATCAACAGTCGCTATGTCGTCACCGCTGCCCATTGTCAGCCTGG CTTTCTGGCCTCTTTGGTGGCCGTCATGGGCGAGTTCGATATCTCCGGCGATTTGGAGAGCAAACGTTCTGTTACCAAGAACGTGAAGCGCGTCATCGTCCACCGTCAATACGATCCGGCCACGTTCGAGAACGATTTGGCTCTCCTGGAGATGGACAGTCCTGTGCAGTTCGATACCCATATAG TTCCCATTTGCATGCCCAATGATGCGGCGGACTTCACTGGACGCATGGCCACCGTGACCGGCTGGGGGCGTCTCAAGTATGGCGGCGGTGTGCCCTCCGTTCTGCAGGAAGTGCAG GTGCCGGTTATCGAGAACAGCGTGTGCCAGGAGATGTTCCACACCGCTGGCCACAACAAGAAGATTCTCAACTCGTTCCTGTGCGCTGGCTATGCCAATGGCCAGAAGGACTCGTGCGAG GGTGACAGTGGCGGTCCGTTGGTGTTGCAGCGTCCCGACGGGCGCTACGAGCTGGCCGGAACCGTTTCGCATGGCATCAAGTGTGCGGCGCCATACCTGCCCGGTGTCTACATGCGCACCACCTTCTACAAGCCCTGGCTGCGCAGCATAACAGGAGTCAAATAA
- the LOC117188235 gene encoding serine proteinase stubble-like isoform X2: MGAQYTSTDTDTDKDAYTYRATRRATNLEPKSRATSTKQKMPLPQPLPQPGLVLSLLPLLLVSLASLSLVLPTTNASPVFVDNPSLAQFQSGRNIRHLPCIVRKSGRSGVCMFAIDCIKQNGTHLGTCIDRFYFGSCCAMKEEASLFAPELNDNSIDQNTISHFAHESTTLPTSSLFKLTTESGISSSSSSGGTTHKNHQQSTQHTSNELLKNVTQSYLSTAKPVRTTLSTTTTRRPVQDHTTHKNSHFVVRTTAKPPAGPLPSTTAKPPRRRTTSARPVLTTGPVAVEQRIETTTVPIKFVTFQIVETTTPPSTEPGYRVETTTTTTRRHTRPTTSSSSSASFKTTTTTAPITSTTTKAPETTAQSTTQRPTPPLRTTTPKPHKTHSSRRPTPPKKPIGSTTTTASGTQATRKPVESLSSTTSTANGTTVTTAPGRRPVIQTTSSITSTTTTTSTSFKDELHGNRTTATKLPERTTQAPRPRPKPTGEYVKVPVMLAEPATPMATASTSSTASKAPSTTTTTVTTTAPPKTKPTSSTTTTTTTTTTTTTTPKPTRRHTTKAPITTPITTKATTTATTTTTAKTTTRTTTTTTAGTKPPTTTAATERPLLSTSTPKTETTTTKKPGLITWTDVEAEPQTNASISNDWQPAPPPPKQQPEVQALNKTSASTAPPTATDKVVISVATSVSTSESKPGSVESDSPTEKPHRTTKPPKATSTARPATTTTVKTTEGPESSTSSSSSSGSVPLASSSTSSSIELSSETGSGSSTTAEPATTEVTAATTDYSGEEVSLGTTMEPAAGSTTLAPANALEGVDYKEVCGRRMFPEPRIVGGANAAFGRWPWQISLRQWRTSTYLHKCGAALLNENWAITAAHCVDNVPPSDLLLRLGEYDLAEEEEPYGYQERRVQIVASHPQFDPRTFEYDLALLRFYEPVVFQPNIIPVCVPENDENFIGQTAFVTGWGRLYEDGPLPSVLQEVAVPVINNTICESMYRTAGYIEHIPHIFICAGWKKGGYDSCEGDSGGPMVLQREADKRFQLGGVISWGIGCAEANQPGVYTRISEFRDWINQILQF; this comes from the exons TCCAATCGGGCCGCAATATTCGACATCTGCCGTGCATCGTGCGGAAGTCCGGCCGCTCCGGAGTCTGCATGTTCGCCATCGACTGCATCAAGCAGAACGGCACGCATTTGGGCACCTGCATCGATCGCTTCTACTTTGGCTCCTGCTGTGCGATGAAG GAGGAGGCTTCGCTGTTCGCCCCGGAGCTCAACGACAACAGCATCGACCAGAATACCATCTCGCACTTTGCCCATGAGTCCACCACGCTGCCCACGAGCTCCCTCTTCAAGCTTACCACGGAAAGtggcatcagcagcagcagcagcagcgggggCACCACCCACAAGAACCACCAACAGTCGACGCAGCACACGAGCAACGAGCTGCTCAAGAACGTCACCCAATCGTATCTGAGCACCGCCAAGCCCGTGCGCACCACACTCTCGACCACCACCACGCGGCGCCCAGTGCAGGACCACACCACTCACAAGAACTCGCACTTTGTGGTGCGGACAACGGCCAAGCCACCAGCAGGTCCACTGCCATCCACCACGGCTAAGCCGCCGCGTCGTCGCACCACCAGCGCCAGGCCAGTGCTGACCACTGGCCCCGTGGCGGTTGAGCAGCGCATTGAAACCACCACGGTCCCCATCAAGTTTGTTACCTTCCAAATTGTGGAGACGACAACGCCGCCGTCCACAGAGCCCGGCTACAGGGTGgagacgacaacgacaacaaccaGGCGGCACACAAGGCCCAccacgagcagcagcagctcggcATCTTTcaaaacaacaaccacaactgCACCCATCACAAGCACAACGACAAAGGCACCAGAAACAACGGCACAGTCCACCACTCAGCGTCCGACACCGCCTCTACGCACCACCACCCCCAAGCCACACAAAACACATTCGAGTAGGCGGCCAACGCCCCCAAAGAAGCCGATTGGGTCGACAACAACCACCGCTAGTGGCACGCAAGCCACAAGGAAACCAGTGGAGAGCCtgagcagcaccaccagcacagCGAATGGAACCACAGTAACGACGGCACCAGGCCGCAGGCCTGTGATTCAAACCACCAGCTCGATTACCTCTACGACAACAACCACGAGCACATCTTTCAAGGACGAGTTGCACGGCAATCGGACAACAGCCACAAAGCTGCCAGAGCGCACCACTCAGGCGCCCAGGCCAAGGCCGAAACCCACTGGGGAGTACGTAAAGGTGCCCGTCATGCTGGCGGAGCCAGCCACCCCCATGGCAACGGCAAGCACCAGCAGTACCGCCTCAAAAGCAccttcaacaacaacaaccacagtCACAACCACTGCCCCACCTAAAACGAAGCCTACCAGCTCcactacaacaacaacgacaacaacaacaacaaccacaactaCGCCAAAGCCCACGCGTCGTCATACAACCAAAGCCCCAATCACAACACCAATCACCActaaagcaacaacaacagcgacaacaacaaccaccGCCAAAACAACGACaaggacaacaacaacaacaacagctggCACTAAACCTCCCACAACGACGGCAGCCACAGAGAGACCATTGTTGAGCACCAGCACTCccaaaacagaaacaacaaccaCCAAGAAGCCCGGCCTGATCACCTGGACGGACGTGGAGGCTGAGCCACAGACCAACGCAAGCATTTCCAACGACTGGCAGCCGGCACCACCCCCACCCAAGCAGCAGCCCGAGGTGCAGGCGCTGAACAAAACATCGGCGAGCACAG caccacccaCGGCCACCGACAAAGTGGTCATCTCTGTGGCCACTAGTGTCAGCACCAGCGAGTCGAAGCCTGGTTCGGTAGAGAGCGACAGTCCCACAGAAAAGCCACACAGGACCACGAAACCACCGAAAGCCACAAGCACCGCCAGACCAGCAACCACGACGACTGTCAAAACCACAGAGGGACCAgagagcagcaccagcagcagcagcagcagcggcagcgttCCTTTGGCCTCCTCATCTACATCATCTTCCATTGAGCTCAGCTCGGAGACGGGATcaggcagcagcaccaccgcAGAGCCAGCAACGACAGAAGTCACAGCGGCTACCACTGATTACAGCGGCGAGGAAGTGAGCCTGGGGACGACCATGGAGCCAGCAGCTGGGAGCACAACGCTAGCGCCTGCAAATGCTTTGGAGGGCGTCGATTACAAAGAAG TGTGTGGACGTCGCATGTTCCCCGAACCGCGCATTGTTGGTGGAGCCAATGCCGCCTTCGGACGCTGGCCCTGGCAGATATCGCTGCGCCAGTGGCGCACCTCCACCTACCTGCACAAGTGCGGAGCGGCTCTACTCAACGAGAACTGGGCAATCACCGCCGCCCATTGTGTGGACAA TGTGCCGCCCTCCGATCTGCTGCTGCGCCTCGGCGAGTACGATCTGGCCGAGGAAGAGGAGCCCTACGGCTACCAGGAGCGACGTGTGCAGATCGTCGCCTCTCATCCGCAGTTCGATCCGCGGACCTTTGAGTACGATCTTGCCCTGCTCAG GTTCTATGAGCCGGTGGTCTTTCAACCCAACATCATTCCCGTTTGCGTGCCCGAAAACGACGAGAACTTCATTGGCCAAACGGCCTTTGTCACCGGCTGGGGACGCCTCTACGAGGACGGACCACTGCCCAGCGTCCTGCAGGAGGTGGCCGTGCCGGTCATCAACAACACCATCTGCGAGTCGATGTACCGCACCGCGGGCTACATTGAGCACATACCACACATATTCATCTGTGCCGGCTGGAAGAAGGGCGGCTACGACTCCTGTGAAG GCGATTCCGGTGGCCCCATGGTGCTGCAGCGGGAGGCCGACAAGCGTTTCCAGCTCGGCGGCGTCATCTCGTGGGGCATCGGGTGCGCGGAGGCCAACCAGCCGGGCGTCTACACCCGCATCTCCGAGTTCCGGGACTGGATCAACCAGATTCTGCAGTTCTAG
- the LOC117188235 gene encoding serine proteinase stubble-like isoform X1 → MGAQYTSTDTDTDKDAYTYRATRRATNLEPKSRATSTKQKMPLPQPLPQPGLVLSLLPLLLVSLASLSLVLPTTNASPVFVDNPSLAQFQSGRNIRHLPCIVRKSGRSGVCMFAIDCIKQNGTHLGTCIDRFYFGSCCAMKEEASLFAPELNDNSIDQNTISHFAHESTTLPTSSLFKLTTESGISSSSSSGGTTHKNHQQSTQHTSNELLKNVTQSYLSTAKPVRTTLSTTTTRRPVQDHTTHKNSHFVVRTTAKPPAGPLPSTTAKPPRRRTTSARPVLTTGPVAVEQRIETTTVPIKFVTFQIVETTTPPSTEPGYRVETTTTTTRRHTRPTTSSSSSASFKTTTTTAPITSTTTKAPETTAQSTTQRPTPPLRTTTPKPHKTHSSRRPTPPKKPIGSTTTTASGTQATRKPVESLSSTTSTANGTTVTTAPGRRPVIQTTSSITSTTTTTSTSFKDELHGNRTTATKLPERTTQAPRPRPKPTGEYVKVPVMLAEPATPMATASTSSTASKAPSTTTTTVTTTAPPKTKPTSSTTTTTTTTTTTTTTPKPTRRHTTKAPITTPITTKATTTATTTTTAKTTTRTTTTTTAGTKPPTTTAATERPLLSTSTPKTETTTTKKPGLITWTDVEAEPQTNASISNDWQPAPPPPKQQPEVQALNKTSASTAAPPTATDKVVISVATSVSTSESKPGSVESDSPTEKPHRTTKPPKATSTARPATTTTVKTTEGPESSTSSSSSSGSVPLASSSTSSSIELSSETGSGSSTTAEPATTEVTAATTDYSGEEVSLGTTMEPAAGSTTLAPANALEGVDYKEVCGRRMFPEPRIVGGANAAFGRWPWQISLRQWRTSTYLHKCGAALLNENWAITAAHCVDNVPPSDLLLRLGEYDLAEEEEPYGYQERRVQIVASHPQFDPRTFEYDLALLRFYEPVVFQPNIIPVCVPENDENFIGQTAFVTGWGRLYEDGPLPSVLQEVAVPVINNTICESMYRTAGYIEHIPHIFICAGWKKGGYDSCEGDSGGPMVLQREADKRFQLGGVISWGIGCAEANQPGVYTRISEFRDWINQILQF, encoded by the exons TCCAATCGGGCCGCAATATTCGACATCTGCCGTGCATCGTGCGGAAGTCCGGCCGCTCCGGAGTCTGCATGTTCGCCATCGACTGCATCAAGCAGAACGGCACGCATTTGGGCACCTGCATCGATCGCTTCTACTTTGGCTCCTGCTGTGCGATGAAG GAGGAGGCTTCGCTGTTCGCCCCGGAGCTCAACGACAACAGCATCGACCAGAATACCATCTCGCACTTTGCCCATGAGTCCACCACGCTGCCCACGAGCTCCCTCTTCAAGCTTACCACGGAAAGtggcatcagcagcagcagcagcagcgggggCACCACCCACAAGAACCACCAACAGTCGACGCAGCACACGAGCAACGAGCTGCTCAAGAACGTCACCCAATCGTATCTGAGCACCGCCAAGCCCGTGCGCACCACACTCTCGACCACCACCACGCGGCGCCCAGTGCAGGACCACACCACTCACAAGAACTCGCACTTTGTGGTGCGGACAACGGCCAAGCCACCAGCAGGTCCACTGCCATCCACCACGGCTAAGCCGCCGCGTCGTCGCACCACCAGCGCCAGGCCAGTGCTGACCACTGGCCCCGTGGCGGTTGAGCAGCGCATTGAAACCACCACGGTCCCCATCAAGTTTGTTACCTTCCAAATTGTGGAGACGACAACGCCGCCGTCCACAGAGCCCGGCTACAGGGTGgagacgacaacgacaacaaccaGGCGGCACACAAGGCCCAccacgagcagcagcagctcggcATCTTTcaaaacaacaaccacaactgCACCCATCACAAGCACAACGACAAAGGCACCAGAAACAACGGCACAGTCCACCACTCAGCGTCCGACACCGCCTCTACGCACCACCACCCCCAAGCCACACAAAACACATTCGAGTAGGCGGCCAACGCCCCCAAAGAAGCCGATTGGGTCGACAACAACCACCGCTAGTGGCACGCAAGCCACAAGGAAACCAGTGGAGAGCCtgagcagcaccaccagcacagCGAATGGAACCACAGTAACGACGGCACCAGGCCGCAGGCCTGTGATTCAAACCACCAGCTCGATTACCTCTACGACAACAACCACGAGCACATCTTTCAAGGACGAGTTGCACGGCAATCGGACAACAGCCACAAAGCTGCCAGAGCGCACCACTCAGGCGCCCAGGCCAAGGCCGAAACCCACTGGGGAGTACGTAAAGGTGCCCGTCATGCTGGCGGAGCCAGCCACCCCCATGGCAACGGCAAGCACCAGCAGTACCGCCTCAAAAGCAccttcaacaacaacaaccacagtCACAACCACTGCCCCACCTAAAACGAAGCCTACCAGCTCcactacaacaacaacgacaacaacaacaacaaccacaactaCGCCAAAGCCCACGCGTCGTCATACAACCAAAGCCCCAATCACAACACCAATCACCActaaagcaacaacaacagcgacaacaacaaccaccGCCAAAACAACGACaaggacaacaacaacaacaacagctggCACTAAACCTCCCACAACGACGGCAGCCACAGAGAGACCATTGTTGAGCACCAGCACTCccaaaacagaaacaacaaccaCCAAGAAGCCCGGCCTGATCACCTGGACGGACGTGGAGGCTGAGCCACAGACCAACGCAAGCATTTCCAACGACTGGCAGCCGGCACCACCCCCACCCAAGCAGCAGCCCGAGGTGCAGGCGCTGAACAAAACATCGGCGAGCACAG cagcaccacccaCGGCCACCGACAAAGTGGTCATCTCTGTGGCCACTAGTGTCAGCACCAGCGAGTCGAAGCCTGGTTCGGTAGAGAGCGACAGTCCCACAGAAAAGCCACACAGGACCACGAAACCACCGAAAGCCACAAGCACCGCCAGACCAGCAACCACGACGACTGTCAAAACCACAGAGGGACCAgagagcagcaccagcagcagcagcagcagcggcagcgttCCTTTGGCCTCCTCATCTACATCATCTTCCATTGAGCTCAGCTCGGAGACGGGATcaggcagcagcaccaccgcAGAGCCAGCAACGACAGAAGTCACAGCGGCTACCACTGATTACAGCGGCGAGGAAGTGAGCCTGGGGACGACCATGGAGCCAGCAGCTGGGAGCACAACGCTAGCGCCTGCAAATGCTTTGGAGGGCGTCGATTACAAAGAAG TGTGTGGACGTCGCATGTTCCCCGAACCGCGCATTGTTGGTGGAGCCAATGCCGCCTTCGGACGCTGGCCCTGGCAGATATCGCTGCGCCAGTGGCGCACCTCCACCTACCTGCACAAGTGCGGAGCGGCTCTACTCAACGAGAACTGGGCAATCACCGCCGCCCATTGTGTGGACAA TGTGCCGCCCTCCGATCTGCTGCTGCGCCTCGGCGAGTACGATCTGGCCGAGGAAGAGGAGCCCTACGGCTACCAGGAGCGACGTGTGCAGATCGTCGCCTCTCATCCGCAGTTCGATCCGCGGACCTTTGAGTACGATCTTGCCCTGCTCAG GTTCTATGAGCCGGTGGTCTTTCAACCCAACATCATTCCCGTTTGCGTGCCCGAAAACGACGAGAACTTCATTGGCCAAACGGCCTTTGTCACCGGCTGGGGACGCCTCTACGAGGACGGACCACTGCCCAGCGTCCTGCAGGAGGTGGCCGTGCCGGTCATCAACAACACCATCTGCGAGTCGATGTACCGCACCGCGGGCTACATTGAGCACATACCACACATATTCATCTGTGCCGGCTGGAAGAAGGGCGGCTACGACTCCTGTGAAG GCGATTCCGGTGGCCCCATGGTGCTGCAGCGGGAGGCCGACAAGCGTTTCCAGCTCGGCGGCGTCATCTCGTGGGGCATCGGGTGCGCGGAGGCCAACCAGCCGGGCGTCTACACCCGCATCTCCGAGTTCCGGGACTGGATCAACCAGATTCTGCAGTTCTAG